Part of the Thermodesulfobacteriota bacterium genome is shown below.
CCCGGAAACGGCCATGAACAGTAAAAAAAATCGCGTCAGATGAAAATATGTTTTGAAAAATAAAATCGGGTGTGTTATTTTTTTTGAAACATCGTGACGAAGATCACGTCCACAAACACCAACTTAAAAGAGGAGGAGGATGTATGACCAAGGCAGAATTAATTGATCAGATGGCCAAAGACGCGAAGATTTCCAAAGCCGCCGCCGGGAAAGCCCTGGATTCCTTTACCGCCTGCGTAAAGAAATCCCTCAAGGCCAAAGACGGAAAGCTCACCCTGGTTGGTTTCGGAACTTTCTCCAAGGTGCATCGCAAAGCCCGCACCGGTCGCAATCCCCAGACCGGCGCCGCCATCAAAATCAAAGCCAGAAACGCCGTTAAGTTCAAAGCTGGCAAAGACCTCAACGACGCTATTTAGTAAGTACCGGTTCAAGGCGGTTTATGGAACGTGAAAGCCATAAACCGCCTTTCCATTTTTTTATCCCCCCTCCCGTTGAATGCATTCCGGCGAATCATTGACCGGCGAATTGACCTTCCCTGATACATTGTATATTTCCAGTTCATCATCCGGATAAGGCGTTAGCAGCATCTGCGCGCCGCGCACAGGGCCGGAACGATCGAACCAGAGCGGATGATCCGCTTTGCGGATAATGACCGGCATGCGGTCATGAACAGGCCGGATAAGGGAATTCGCTTCCGTGGTGATGATGGCGCAGGTGGCCAGACGCCGCCCGTCGGCAGACTGCCAGAATTCGTATACCCCCGCCAGACAGATGAGGTCGGCTGTTTTGGGCCGTATATAAACCGGGCGTTTTTCCCGGCCATCCTTTTTCCACTCATAAAAACCGCTGGCCGCGATCAGGCAGCGCCGGGCCCGGAAGGCCTGACGAAAGGCCGGCTTTTCAGCCACCGATTCGGCCCGGGCATTAATCATGCGGCTGCCTGTTGACGGATCTTTTGTCCAGAACGGCACCAGACCCCAGCGGAAAGCCGTCAGCACTTTCCCGTCGTCATGCACGATGGCGGCGATGTCCCGGCCGGGGGCGATATTGTAACTCGGCCGGACATCGCAGTCGGTTCTTTCAATCCCGAATTCCCTGATCAGGGTGGACAGGGGCACTGTCATGGCAAAACGGCCGCACATGTTTCTTCCTCTCAAACAGATCAGCCGGCGCGTCGGGCGATACGGCGTTTCACAAACCGCTGATGCGCGAACAGCGCGTCAATGCAGAGCATGGCTCGATCCAACTCCCGGAATACCGGCACACCCTCCTGCTGCAGCGCGTCGCGGATTTCCCGCCGGGCCTGCTGATGGCCGATGACCCAGCAGAACAGGGGTTTGTTCGCCTTCCGGGACGCTTCGGCCAGGCTGCCGAAATCCAGTTTTAAACGGCTTCCGGTAAACAGGTGCATGAAGACCACATCCACGTCGGGATCTTCCAGCACCGCCTGGAAACAGGTGAGATAGGTTTTGACGGCGCCGCTTTTCTCCACCGCCGGCCAGAAATCCACCGGATTGTTGACCGGCATCCAGTCCGGGAAAACCGGCGCCATTTTCTCTTTTGTTTCCGCACGCAGTTCGGCCAGACGCAGCCGCCGCCCGGCCATCAGGTCCGTGGAGATGATACCCGCGCCGCCGCTGTAAGTCAGGATGGCCACCCGGCCCTCCTCTTTCCCGGGGCAGGCCCCGGTCAGCGCCAGGGCGTTGCAGATATCGGCCATCTGTTTAAAGTCAGCGGCCTCGATAACCCCGGCCTGGGCCAGGATGCCGCTGACCACGGCCGCGTCGGCCGCCATGCCGGCGGTGTGGCTTTTGGCCGCCCGGGCGCCGTGCTCGGTCCGGCCGCCCTTGATGACCACCACCGGCTTGTCGGTCCGGCGGCAGAGCTCGACAAACCGGCGGCCGTCGACCAGCGTTTCCAGATAGCAGCCGATGACCCCGGTGTCGGGATCATCGATCAGATATTCCAGGATGTCGCACTCGTTGACATCCATTTTATTGCCGATGGAGCATACCCGGGCAAATCCCATGCTGTCGCCGGACATCATGTCCAGCAGAAATCCGCCGGAGAGCATACCGCTCTGCACGATCATGGATACCCGGCCGGGAACCATGCCCTGGCCGATGATATCCGGCGACACAAAGGAAAACACCTGGCGGCCGGCGACATCCACCAGGCCGATACAGTTGGGACCCCAGAGGCGGATGCCGTGAGCCCCGGCCGTTGCCAGAACTTTCTCCTGCAGGGCCTGCCCTTCCGGGCCGACCTCAGCGAACCCGGCCGACTGGATGATGACGCCCCGGACCCCGGCCGCGGCGCAGTCCTCGATCACAGTGGGGATCGCCGGAGCCGGCACGAACACGATGGCCAGGTCGATCTTTTCCGGCAAATCACGGGCCGATGGGTAACAGGGCAGCCCCTGGACCGCCGTGTAACGGGAATTGACCGGATAAACGCGGCCCCGGTATGTGTTTTTGATATTGTGAACGATATTGTATCCGCCTTTGCCGGCGGAATCGGACGCGCCGATAACGGCCACGCCGTCGGGATTGAAAAAGCACTCCATGATCGCTCCTGTTGTTTTTGTTATCGGCCAGCCTTCTCCAACCGGCAGGGCACATACCGATGCAGCGGCGTTCCGGCGAACTTGTCGCGGTGGGTGTTTTTCGTCAGCCGGTTGGCGTTGGCGCCGTAAACGCGTCCCATGAAATTCAGGCCGAAGCCATGGGGAAGCATGACCTGGCCCGGGCGTGTTTCGCCGGTGACCTCCAGTTCGGCAATTTCTTCTCCGGCTTCGGTGATCACCTTCACTTGCTGTCCGTCGGCAAGTCCCAGGCGTTCGGCATCGGCCGGGTTCATGGCCAGGGTGCAGGCCCTCCGGCCTTCATTCCATGACGGATCACGCATGAGGGTATTGGCATTCATATCCATGTGCCGGCCGGCCATGAGAATCAGCGGCCAGCGGGAGTCGGATTCAAGCGCGGCGCGCTCGGATTCCGGCGTGATGGAACTGATCCATTCCCGCATCTCGGGATAGGCCACCTGAACGCGGCCGTCCGGGGTTTTGATGGCCTTCATGGCCCCGGCCGGATCGCATTTTCCGACCCACAAGCCTTCGGGATGATCGACAATCGCCTGGAACATCCGCTCACCGAAGTCCGGCCCCGGCGTGAATCCGGCCCGGGCCGCGTCTTCCTGAAAATGCCCGGGAGCCGTCTGCAGCATGCCCCACAGGGCCGCCAGGTTGGCGGAGCCCAGCTCTTCGCCCAGGGTTTGAGCCAGGACAAAGGTAATGGCCTTCAGTGCCCGGGGTTCGGTCATGACAAAGGTCATCAGTTCCGCGGCATAGGCGGCCCGGTCCTTCTTGGCCGCTTCAAAAAGCGCGGCGGGGATGTCCGGGATCAAGCCCAGCCGGTCGGCCAGTTTCACCAGGATCTGGCTCATCTCCAGAGGTTCCCCTTCCGGTTGAACCACCGGCCGGCGCATCTGGAAATAAATCTCGGGATAATTCCAGGCAAAAAAAGTCGCGTCCCAGGATTCATATCCCGACCGGGCCGGCAACACGTAATGGGACAAGACCGCCGTCTCGGTCATGGCCAGTTCGCAGGTCACCAGCAGGTCCAGTTGGCCAAAGGCCTGTTCGTAGGCGGTGGTGTCGGCATAAGAGCGCAGCGGGTTGGCGCCGCAGCAGAGCACGGCCCGCAGACGCTCGGGATGATCGTTCATGATCTCCTCGGGCATGACGTTGGGCGGATAGTATCCGCTCAACGGCGGGAAACCGGTTTTGACTGTTTTCCACTCTTCTTCCTTCTTTTTACCGGACGAGCCACCGCCGCCGGCCAGGGGCATGGCACCGGGAACGATGTTGCCGCCGGGTACGCCGATGCGGCCGCACACGGCCATGAGAATGATTTCCAGGGCAGAGGTCGCCGTGCTGTGGCGGTTCATCAGCACCCCCAGGTCCGGATGCATGGATGATTTCCGGGTCGCCGTCAGCCGGCAGACCTCGCGGACCTGTTCATAGTCCAGGGCGCACATGTCAATGGCCGCCCGGAAATCGAAATTCTCAAACAGCGGGCGGATCTCCGTGAATCCCGAAACATGGTCCCGGATATAATCGGCGTTTTCCCATCCTTCATTAATAATAATGGCAATCATTGCCCGGGTGAGAAGGGCGTCGGTCCCCGGCCGCGGGGCCAGATGAATATCGGCGATTTTTGCCGTTTCCGATTGCCGGGGATCGATGACGATCAGCACCTTGCCGGGATCTTTGGCGAACGCCGTCAGATATTTTCTGGCCCGGGGCATCTGATGGCTCATCATCCCGTTCCAGCCGATGGCCAGAAGCACATCCGTATGATCATGATCGGATATCAGGAACTGGCGGCCGGTGGCTTCCTTCCAGGCCCAGAACAGGCCGGTCAGTTCCTGGGCCAGGGCGTTATAATGATAGCGGGACCCAAGGCCCCGCATCAGGGGCACGCCGAAGGCCGCCTCGAAATGGCAGCCCTGACCACCGCCGCCCATGTAGGCAAAGGACCGGGGGCCGTGGGCGGCCGTGATGTCTTTGAGCCGGCCGGCGATTTCATCAATGGCCTGGTCCCAGGAGATGCGTTCAAAACGGTCACCTACCCGCTTGAGCGGGTGGGTCAGCCGCTGGGCATGATGCTGGTGATGAATGATGTTCAGCCCCTTGCGGCAGGCATAGCCCTGGCTGCGGGGGTTCTGTTTATCCGGCCTCACTTTGACCATTCGGTTGTTTTCCACCAGAACTTCGAGCCCGCAGTTCTGGGCGCATAATACGCACCCTGTTTTGTGCCATTGTTCCATGTCCAGCCTCCTCGAAAAAGCCCTTCAATTATCATTTT
Proteins encoded:
- a CDS encoding SOS response-associated peptidase, yielding MCGRFAMTVPLSTLIREFGIERTDCDVRPSYNIAPGRDIAAIVHDDGKVLTAFRWGLVPFWTKDPSTGSRMINARAESVAEKPAFRQAFRARRCLIAASGFYEWKKDGREKRPVYIRPKTADLICLAGVYEFWQSADGRRLATCAIITTEANSLIRPVHDRMPVIIRKADHPLWFDRSGPVRGAQMLLTPYPDDELEIYNVSGKVNSPVNDSPECIQREGG
- a CDS encoding HU family DNA-binding protein is translated as MTKAELIDQMAKDAKISKAAAGKALDSFTACVKKSLKAKDGKLTLVGFGTFSKVHRKARTGRNPQTGAAIKIKARNAVKFKAGKDLNDAI
- a CDS encoding molybdopterin-dependent oxidoreductase — encoded protein: MEQWHKTGCVLCAQNCGLEVLVENNRMVKVRPDKQNPRSQGYACRKGLNIIHHQHHAQRLTHPLKRVGDRFERISWDQAIDEIAGRLKDITAAHGPRSFAYMGGGGQGCHFEAAFGVPLMRGLGSRYHYNALAQELTGLFWAWKEATGRQFLISDHDHTDVLLAIGWNGMMSHQMPRARKYLTAFAKDPGKVLIVIDPRQSETAKIADIHLAPRPGTDALLTRAMIAIIINEGWENADYIRDHVSGFTEIRPLFENFDFRAAIDMCALDYEQVREVCRLTATRKSSMHPDLGVLMNRHSTATSALEIILMAVCGRIGVPGGNIVPGAMPLAGGGGSSGKKKEEEWKTVKTGFPPLSGYYPPNVMPEEIMNDHPERLRAVLCCGANPLRSYADTTAYEQAFGQLDLLVTCELAMTETAVLSHYVLPARSGYESWDATFFAWNYPEIYFQMRRPVVQPEGEPLEMSQILVKLADRLGLIPDIPAALFEAAKKDRAAYAAELMTFVMTEPRALKAITFVLAQTLGEELGSANLAALWGMLQTAPGHFQEDAARAGFTPGPDFGERMFQAIVDHPEGLWVGKCDPAGAMKAIKTPDGRVQVAYPEMREWISSITPESERAALESDSRWPLILMAGRHMDMNANTLMRDPSWNEGRRACTLAMNPADAERLGLADGQQVKVITEAGEEIAELEVTGETRPGQVMLPHGFGLNFMGRVYGANANRLTKNTHRDKFAGTPLHRYVPCRLEKAGR
- a CDS encoding CoA-binding protein, with the protein product MECFFNPDGVAVIGASDSAGKGGYNIVHNIKNTYRGRVYPVNSRYTAVQGLPCYPSARDLPEKIDLAIVFVPAPAIPTVIEDCAAAGVRGVIIQSAGFAEVGPEGQALQEKVLATAGAHGIRLWGPNCIGLVDVAGRQVFSFVSPDIIGQGMVPGRVSMIVQSGMLSGGFLLDMMSGDSMGFARVCSIGNKMDVNECDILEYLIDDPDTGVIGCYLETLVDGRRFVELCRRTDKPVVVIKGGRTEHGARAAKSHTAGMAADAAVVSGILAQAGVIEAADFKQMADICNALALTGACPGKEEGRVAILTYSGGAGIISTDLMAGRRLRLAELRAETKEKMAPVFPDWMPVNNPVDFWPAVEKSGAVKTYLTCFQAVLEDPDVDVVFMHLFTGSRLKLDFGSLAEASRKANKPLFCWVIGHQQARREIRDALQQEGVPVFRELDRAMLCIDALFAHQRFVKRRIARRAG